In a single window of the Acyrthosiphon pisum isolate AL4f chromosome X, pea_aphid_22Mar2018_4r6ur, whole genome shotgun sequence genome:
- the LOC100575053 gene encoding uncharacterized protein LOC100575053 — MANDNRPYAVFSLAMTAYRASNEPQRKKYDGMEVPNLDLRECCVSLFEIVDLNAESGDFDPLGDRTSVFAKVVQADNERMERFSDICAVAAYYGHINCLRFAHELGCPWDVTTCNNAAHEGHLECLVYAHEMDCPWDATTCMNAAKTGHLECIVYARSNGCLWDEQTCSQAAGGGHLEVLEYARDNGCPWDGTTCNAAAEHGHIRCLAYAHINECPWDEETCSLAAGSGYVGVLEYMYDNGCPRDKTACSKAAQYGRLDCLAYLHSTECPWDDETPRSAAASGHLDCLAYARNNGCEWTASTCSAAAEAGHMDCLIYAHEQGCSWDEATCAAAANSGHIDCLAYAHNNGCPWDKTTCSMAAGSGHLRALMYARENNCPWDESVCAEAAKGGQIDCLVYAHNNGCPWDEWTCTNAAGSGQIWILLYARQNGCPWDEMACSEAALNGKLDCLVFLNMNGCPWDYRTTESAAAGGHLDCLEYAWDNGCEWDESTCTMAARRGHMDCLVYAFDNECPWDELTFSYAAAGGHIRVLEFLREKGCPWDETTCSEAAIYGSLECLMYLHSNGCPWDENTPASAAAGGHMDCLIYAWENGCEWTETTCAAAAQEGHLDCLIYAHSNGCLWDEQTYSMAAGNGHLRILEYARENGCPWDETVCSEAAENGMLDCLVFLHRNGCPWDVETTRSAALSGHLDCLVYAHEQGCPWDSFTCSDAAKSGHIDCLRYAHEQGCPWNEVTCADAAESGNLECLKYAHENGCPWDNTTYTNAMSASEEGDSACLNYFLQNSSFLI, encoded by the coding sequence ATGGCTAACGACAACAGACCGTACGCCGTGTTCAGCCTGGCCATGACGGCGTACCGCGCCAGTAACGAACCCCAACGGAAAAAGTACGACGGGATGGAGGTGCCAAACTTGGACTTGCGCGAATGTTGCGTGTCGCTGTTCGAAATCGTTGATCTAAACGCGGAGAGCGGCGATTTCGACCCGCTTGGCGACAGGACGTCCGTGTTCGCCAAGGTGGTGCAGGCCGACAACGAACGCATGGAACGGTTCAGCGACATCTGTGCAGTGGCCGCGTATTACGGGCACATCAATTGCCTGAGGTTCGCCCACGAGTTGGGCTGCCCCTGGGACGTGACGACCTGCAACAATGCGGCCCACGAGGGACACCTGGAGTGCTTGGTTTACGCGCACGAGATGGACTGCCCCTGGGACGCGACGACGTGCATGAACGCGGCCAAAACGGGACACCTGGAGTGCATCGTATACGCACGCAGCAACGGGTGTTTATGGGACGAACAGACGTGCAGCCAGGCGGCGGGCGGCGGACACCTCGAGGTACTGGAGTACGCGCGAGACAACGGGTGTCCATGGGACGGAACGACTTGCAACGCGGCAGCAGAGCATGGCCACATCAGGTGCCTTGCGTACGCCCACATTAACGAATGTCCGTGGGACGAAGAGACGTGCAGCTTGGCGGCGGGCAGTGGCTACGTCGGGGTACTCGAGTACATGTACGACAACGGCTGTCCACGAGACAAAACCGCGTGCTCCAAGGCCGCCCAGTACGGCCGGCTGGATTGCCTTGCGTACCTGCACAGTACCGAGTGCCCTTGGGACGACGAGACTCCCAGGTCGGCTGCGGCTAGTGGCCACCTGGACTGTTTGGCATACGCGCGGAACAACGGGTGCGAGTGGACCGCATCGACTTGCTCCGCGGCGGCGGAGGCAGGCCACATGGATTGCCTGATATACGCCCACGAACAAGGATGTTCTTGGGATGAGGCGACGTGCGCGGCCGCAGCGAACAGTGGCCACATTGACTGTCTGGCATACGCACATAACAATGGATGTCCGTGGGACAAGACGACGTGCAGCATGGCGGCGGGAAGCGGCCATCTCCGGGCACTCATGTACGCCCGAGAAAACAACTGTCCGTGGGACGAATCGGTGTGCGCCGAGGCAGCGAAGGGTGGCCAAATCGACTGTCTGGTATACGCACACAATAATGGGTGTCCGTGGGACGAGTGGACGTGTACCAATGCGGCGGGAAGTGGCCAAATCTGGATACTGCTGTACGCGCGGCAGAACGGCTGCCCGTGGGATGAAATGGCGTGCTCCGAGGCAGCGTTGAACGGCAAGCTGGACTGCCTCGTGTTCCTGAACATGAACGGGTGCCCTTGGGACTACCGTACTACCGAATCGGCGGCGGCTGGTGGACATCTCGATTGCCTGGAGTATGCGTGGGACAACGGGTGCGAGTGGGACGAGTCTACGTGCACGATGGCCGCGAGACGTGGGCACATGGATTGCCTGGTATACGCGTTCGACAACGAATGCCCGTGGGACGAGCTGACGTTCAGCTATGCGGCGGCCGGTGGCCACATCAGGGTACTCGAGTTCTTGCGAGAAAAAGGATGTCCTTGGGACGAGACAACGTGCTCCGAGGCAGCGATATACGGTAGTCTGGAGTGCCTCATGTACCTGCACAGTAACGGTTGTCCGTGGGACGAAAACACGCCCGCGTCGGCCGCGGCTGGCGGACATATGGACTGCCTGATATACGCGTGGGAAAACGGGTGCGAGTGGACAGAAACGACGTGCGCGGCCGCGGCGCAGGAGGGCCACCTGGACTGCCTGATCTACGCGCACAGTAACGGGTGTTTGTGGGACGAGCAGACATACAGCATGGCGGCGGGTAACGGCCACCTGAGGATACTCGAATACGCGCGAGAAAACGGATGTCCGTGGGACGAAACGGTGTGCTCCGAGGCCGCGGAGAACGGCATGCTGGACTGCCTCGTGTTTCTGCACAGAAACGGGTGTCCCTGGGACGTCGAAACGACCAGGTCGGCCGCGTTGAGCGGGCATCTGGATTGCCTGGTATACGCGCACGAGCAGGGGTGCCCGTGGGACTCGTTCACGTGCTCCGACGCGGCGAAGAGCGGCCACATCGATTGCCTGCGGTACGCGCACGAGCAGGGATGTCCCTGGAACGAGGTCACGTGCGCCGACGCCGCGGAAAGTGGCAACCTCGAGTGTCTCAAGTATGCCCACGAAAATGGGTGTCCGTGGGACAATACGACGTACACCAACGCGATGAGTGCGTCGGAAGAAGGAGACTCCGCGTGTTTGAATTACTTCCTGCAGAACTCAAGTTTtctcatttga
- the LOC100575135 gene encoding uncharacterized protein LOC100575135 yields MFSFIMQIFLVMVCQLALLVRLINGQFRLNDDRHFLNKYKPRHRDEELVELLHDVNDISLPYPSHESPEIAVLHKENLSNLPVPSVGINGLMRHGYVFYKEEDEKIYDTKFIEASKMADEIFSEWKNQSLTSDLQMHWSDDTKKTSETNISNSQNPIPIL; encoded by the exons atgtttagttttattatgcaaatatttttagtaatggTCTGTCAATTGGCTTTATTAGTCCGgctaata AACGGGCAATTTAGGTTGAATGAtgatagacattttttaaataaatataaacctcGTCATCGTGATGAAGAACTGGTTGAATTGCTACACGACGTAAATGATATTTCATTGCCCTAC CCAAGTCACGAGTCCCCCGAAATAGCTGTCCTTCATAAGgagaatttatcaaatttaccGGTTCCTTCAGTTGGCATAAATGGACTGATGCGTCACGGATACGTCTTCTACAAGGAGGAAGacgaaaaaatatatgataccaAGTTCATCGAAGCGTCAAAAATGGCTGACGAAATTTTTTCAGAG TGGAAAAATCAGAGTCTGACGAGTGACCTACAAATGCATTGGAGTGACGACACGAAAAAGACATCAGAGACGAATATTTCTAATTCACAAAATCCCATACCTATTCTGTAA